A genomic window from Methanovulcanius yangii includes:
- a CDS encoding RNA recognition motif domain-containing protein, which produces MESHKLYVGNLSHSVSEDDLKELFSEFGTITDIEMHAADGFGFVTYETLEGAERAREVMAGKEFGGRTLRVEDARPVFLSGERHPESII; this is translated from the coding sequence GTGGAGAGTCATAAACTCTATGTCGGAAATCTCAGCCATTCGGTCAGTGAGGATGACCTGAAGGAACTGTTTTCGGAATTTGGCACGATCACGGATATCGAGATGCACGCGGCCGACGGATTCGGATTTGTTACCTACGAAACCCTTGAAGGAGCCGAGCGGGCGCGTGAAGTGATGGCAGGAAAGGAATTCGGGGGGCGGACCCTCAGGGTCGAAGACGCCCGCCCGGTCTTCCTGAGCGGGGAGCGGCATCCCGAGTCCATTATCTGA
- a CDS encoding DUF504 domain-containing protein, producing the protein MRTSHALLLRMWHDAAFDFGQVTVEYVNRGAPGDRSSVAGGIIAGLDRDYFTVASGTGEDTPIPYHRILRILYKGIPVWERPA; encoded by the coding sequence ATGCGTACCAGCCACGCCCTTCTCCTGCGCATGTGGCATGATGCAGCATTCGATTTCGGACAGGTGACGGTTGAGTATGTCAACCGCGGGGCTCCGGGCGACCGGTCGTCCGTCGCCGGCGGGATCATCGCCGGCCTCGACCGGGACTACTTTACGGTGGCATCCGGGACGGGAGAGGATACCCCCATCCCCTACCACCGCATCCTCAGGATCCTCTACAAGGGCATCCCGGTCTGGGAACGTCCTGCATGA
- a CDS encoding cation:proton antiporter, producing MIEGIIIYLALFTVILFLFSCISRRIEATPITAPMVFLTAGLLLGPAGADIISFQTESGFILLIAEIALVFTLFSDASRIGMRGVKDSGTLPPRLLGIGLPLTILTGLIAAIVVFPRLGFVGAGILATLLAPTDAALGEAIVTNRKVPLRIRQALNVEAGLNDGAVIPVLTILVTITIVGAEAYSAGYWIVSAAVQIILAVCVGIAVGLAGGWIIDRAEEKRWMEGTYTWISLMALAITAWILADILGSSGFIAAFIAGLAIGTRHQRLITTLVDFTTAQGRILGHLVFFTLGVGSSLLVDHFSMRIAAYAVLSLTIIRFLPVAIAMIGTGLKRNTVLFLGWFGPRGLASIVLLFTVMEEMEGYPGMETITAAAITTVILSVFAHGMSTGPGIARYSRHAETFREDSPEYEAVLELPAKLGRDLSEIFADVGRLGNRREKD from the coding sequence ATGATAGAGGGAATAATTATTTATCTGGCTCTGTTTACCGTGATTCTCTTCCTCTTCAGCTGTATATCCCGGCGGATAGAGGCAACGCCGATCACCGCACCCATGGTGTTTCTCACCGCAGGTCTCCTTCTGGGGCCGGCAGGTGCAGATATCATCTCCTTTCAGACAGAGAGCGGTTTCATCCTCCTCATCGCCGAGATTGCACTCGTCTTCACCCTCTTCTCCGATGCCTCACGTATCGGGATGCGGGGGGTAAAGGACAGCGGCACGCTCCCCCCGAGGCTCCTTGGAATTGGACTTCCCCTCACAATCCTCACAGGACTCATCGCAGCAATCGTTGTTTTTCCCAGGCTTGGCTTCGTCGGGGCAGGAATTCTGGCCACCCTTCTTGCTCCTACCGATGCAGCACTCGGGGAGGCCATCGTCACCAACAGGAAGGTGCCCCTGAGAATTCGTCAGGCCCTGAATGTGGAGGCGGGGCTGAATGACGGTGCGGTGATCCCCGTGCTTACCATTCTTGTCACCATCACCATCGTCGGTGCAGAGGCCTATTCAGCGGGGTACTGGATCGTCTCAGCTGCCGTTCAGATCATCCTCGCCGTGTGCGTGGGGATCGCCGTCGGGCTTGCGGGAGGATGGATCATCGACCGGGCCGAGGAGAAACGGTGGATGGAAGGCACGTACACATGGATCTCCCTGATGGCACTCGCCATCACCGCCTGGATTCTCGCGGATATCCTCGGGTCTTCCGGGTTTATCGCTGCATTCATTGCCGGACTTGCGATCGGAACCCGCCATCAGCGCCTCATCACCACACTCGTTGATTTTACCACGGCACAGGGGAGGATCCTCGGCCACCTGGTATTTTTTACTCTCGGCGTCGGGTCTTCCCTGCTGGTGGACCACTTCAGCATGAGGATTGCCGCCTATGCTGTGCTGAGTCTGACGATCATTCGTTTTCTGCCGGTCGCCATTGCCATGATCGGCACGGGTCTGAAGAGAAACACCGTTCTCTTCCTTGGATGGTTCGGCCCCCGGGGACTTGCTTCCATTGTCCTGCTGTTTACGGTGATGGAGGAGATGGAGGGATATCCCGGGATGGAGACCATCACCGCGGCCGCCATTACCACCGTCATCCTGAGCGTCTTTGCCCACGGAATGTCCACCGGTCCGGGTATCGCCCGCTATTCGCGGCATGCGGAGACATTTCGGGAGGACTCCCCTGAATATGAGGCCGTCCTTGAGCTGCCCGCGAAGCTGGGGAGGGACCTCTCGGAGATATTTGCGGATGTGGGCCGGCTGGGAAACAGACGAGAGAAGGACTGA
- a CDS encoding aspartate/glutamate racemase family protein, with translation MPKHVGIVACSAEGAALCYRTLCGEAPAVMGEHMHPEVSMHTYPLGEYMPYIRSGDWDGVASLMTGTAEKLVAIGAEILICPDNTIHEAFDKVTETSPVPWIHIADAVGHEAKLQGYTKLGITGTKYLMTGPVYPRRLAEVGIACEIPDEADRERIDTIIFTQLVNGIFTEESRLYFNDVIRKLKDSGCDAVVLGCTEIPLLVNPDDCPLPVLDSTRLLARAALKKALE, from the coding sequence ATGCCAAAGCATGTCGGAATCGTTGCGTGCAGCGCCGAGGGAGCCGCGCTCTGTTACCGCACCCTCTGCGGCGAGGCGCCCGCGGTCATGGGGGAGCACATGCATCCCGAAGTATCGATGCACACCTACCCGCTGGGAGAGTATATGCCATACATCCGCTCCGGCGACTGGGACGGCGTTGCATCCCTTATGACGGGAACCGCGGAGAAACTGGTCGCTATCGGGGCCGAGATTCTCATCTGCCCGGACAACACCATCCATGAGGCATTCGACAAGGTCACGGAGACGTCACCCGTTCCGTGGATTCACATTGCAGACGCCGTCGGCCATGAGGCGAAACTGCAAGGGTACACGAAACTCGGGATCACCGGGACGAAGTACCTGATGACCGGCCCGGTCTATCCCCGGCGGCTCGCCGAGGTCGGCATCGCCTGCGAAATTCCGGACGAAGCGGACCGGGAACGCATCGACACCATCATCTTCACGCAACTCGTCAACGGCATCTTCACCGAGGAGTCCCGGCTCTACTTCAACGACGTTATCCGGAAGCTCAAAGACAGCGGGTGCGATGCCGTCGTCCTCGGGTGCACGGAGATCCCGCTCCTCGTCAACCCGGACGACTGCCCGCTCCCGGTGCTCGATTCCACCCGTCTCCTCGCCCGGGCGGCACTGAAAAAGGCACTCGAATAA
- a CDS encoding ABC transporter ATP-binding protein — MKTTSPDLSGRTAPPLLEFDDVTVIVGGKPVLDSLTVRICEGEHIAILGPNGAGKSTFIKTVTREYYPAYREGGVTFRIWGKDVWRIADLRSLLGIVSGDLQFRFARDITGREAVLSGFFSSIGLFTYTVTPAMEKKADEILRFLECEHLRDRPMTAMSTGEARRILIGRALVHDPKALILDEPTTSLDLSALHTFRATLRRIAGTGTGIIMVTHNLHDIIPEISRVILMKDGRFVADGPKEEILTDERIGGLFGVPVHIREEGGWYYATGY; from the coding sequence ATGAAAACCACATCTCCTGATCTTTCCGGCCGGACGGCCCCGCCGCTCCTCGAATTCGACGACGTCACCGTGATAGTGGGCGGAAAACCGGTCCTCGATTCCCTTACGGTGCGAATCTGCGAGGGCGAACACATCGCCATCCTCGGCCCGAACGGTGCGGGCAAGTCGACCTTCATCAAGACCGTCACCCGCGAGTACTACCCCGCCTACCGCGAGGGCGGGGTGACGTTTCGCATCTGGGGAAAGGACGTGTGGCGAATTGCCGACCTGCGCTCGCTTCTGGGCATCGTCTCCGGCGACCTCCAGTTCCGCTTTGCCCGCGATATCACGGGCAGGGAGGCTGTCCTCTCGGGGTTCTTCTCCTCCATCGGGCTCTTCACCTACACCGTGACGCCTGCGATGGAAAAGAAGGCGGACGAGATTCTTCGGTTCCTCGAGTGTGAGCACCTGCGGGACCGGCCGATGACGGCGATGTCCACCGGAGAGGCACGCCGGATACTCATCGGACGGGCGCTCGTGCACGACCCCAAGGCGCTCATCCTCGATGAACCGACGACGAGCCTCGACCTCAGTGCCCTCCACACCTTCCGGGCGACGCTGCGAAGGATAGCGGGCACCGGGACGGGCATCATCATGGTCACCCACAACCTTCATGACATCATCCCGGAGATCTCCCGCGTCATTCTCATGAAGGACGGTCGGTTCGTTGCCGACGGCCCGAAGGAGGAGATCCTCACCGACGAGCGGATCGGCGGGCTCTTCGGGGTCCCGGTGCACATCCGCGAAGAGGGCGGCTGGTATTATGCGACGGGGTACTGA
- a CDS encoding SLC13 family permease gives MFDMAIVFGTLLLALILFATGKVRYDIVAVIALLIVTITGIIDPVDAFLGFGHPAVVTVAAVLILSRGLQNSGLIDMLTRWVARIGDGRVRQVFSLTGIVAVLSAFMNNVGALALMMPVAIRTARKSGRAPSYLLMPIAFGSLLGGMTTLIGTPPNIIIATYRAQNGGEPFMIFDFTYVGAGVAICGILFIAFLGWRLIPSRKSPASSEELFAIRDYLTEVRVPEGSKLAGRMIYDIGAATEAEVVVVGLIRNGRNIVAPSVYETIREKDILVIRADSGDLQTLLDATRLELAGKEEITEEMIGSDTIGIIEAIIKPDSPILNRTAYTANLRWLHGLNLLAVAREGGRIQSRLKQIRFQPGDILLLQGKKDDVQAALPNIGCLPLAERGIRIGGPKQALLAVAIFGSALAVSALGLLPVQITFTAAVVLMILTSIVSLRDAYDSVEWPIIILLGAMIPVGQALEVSGGAALIAGSIVTAASTFPPEATLVLLLIITMFLSDLVNNAASTVLMAPIAMGIAVDLGASIDPFLMAVAIGASCAFLTPIGHQSNTLVMGPGGYRFTDYWRMGLVLEVIIVIVAIPLLLHFWPMY, from the coding sequence ATGTTCGATATGGCAATCGTCTTTGGGACGCTCCTCCTTGCGCTGATTCTCTTTGCGACCGGCAAGGTCCGCTACGACATCGTCGCGGTAATTGCGCTTCTTATTGTCACAATCACGGGCATCATCGATCCGGTGGATGCCTTTCTTGGATTTGGCCACCCGGCGGTGGTGACCGTTGCCGCCGTCCTGATCCTCAGCAGGGGACTCCAGAACTCGGGGCTGATCGATATGCTGACCCGGTGGGTTGCGCGGATCGGGGACGGACGAGTGCGCCAGGTCTTCTCGCTTACGGGTATCGTTGCAGTCCTCTCTGCCTTCATGAACAATGTCGGGGCGCTGGCTCTTATGATGCCCGTCGCCATCAGGACGGCCAGAAAGAGCGGACGGGCTCCCTCCTACCTCCTGATGCCGATCGCATTCGGTTCACTGCTCGGTGGGATGACCACCCTCATCGGTACCCCGCCGAATATCATCATCGCCACCTATCGTGCCCAGAACGGCGGGGAACCATTCATGATCTTCGACTTTACCTATGTGGGGGCCGGGGTTGCCATATGCGGGATTCTCTTTATCGCCTTCCTGGGGTGGAGGCTGATCCCGTCCCGCAAGAGCCCTGCATCCAGTGAAGAGCTCTTTGCCATCAGGGATTACCTGACCGAGGTCAGGGTCCCGGAAGGTTCGAAACTTGCAGGGAGGATGATCTACGATATCGGGGCCGCCACCGAGGCCGAGGTGGTGGTGGTGGGGCTGATACGAAATGGCAGAAATATCGTCGCTCCGTCTGTCTACGAGACGATCCGGGAAAAGGACATCCTGGTCATCAGGGCGGATTCGGGCGACCTTCAGACCCTCCTTGATGCCACACGCCTCGAACTGGCGGGAAAGGAGGAGATCACGGAGGAGATGATCGGCTCCGATACAATCGGGATCATCGAGGCGATCATAAAACCGGACTCCCCAATCCTGAACCGCACCGCGTATACCGCAAATCTCCGCTGGCTTCACGGCCTCAATCTCCTTGCGGTCGCACGGGAAGGGGGGCGTATCCAGAGCCGGCTGAAGCAGATAAGGTTCCAGCCGGGCGACATCCTCCTTCTCCAGGGGAAGAAGGACGACGTTCAGGCAGCCCTGCCGAATATCGGGTGCCTTCCCCTTGCCGAGCGGGGCATCCGGATCGGGGGGCCGAAACAGGCACTGCTCGCCGTCGCCATTTTCGGCTCGGCCCTCGCCGTCTCCGCGCTCGGCCTCCTGCCGGTCCAGATTACCTTCACTGCGGCGGTCGTCCTGATGATTCTGACCTCGATCGTCTCCCTTCGTGACGCGTATGACAGCGTGGAATGGCCGATCATTATTCTCCTCGGCGCGATGATCCCGGTCGGGCAGGCGCTTGAGGTGAGCGGCGGAGCGGCTCTCATCGCCGGGAGCATCGTGACCGCTGCATCCACCTTCCCGCCGGAGGCAACGCTCGTCCTGCTGCTGATCATCACCATGTTCCTCTCGGACCTCGTGAACAATGCCGCGTCCACGGTGCTGATGGCACCGATTGCCATGGGGATCGCGGTCGATCTCGGGGCCTCCATCGACCCGTTTCTTATGGCCGTTGCCATCGGAGCGTCCTGCGCCTTTCTGACCCCCATCGGGCACCAGTCGAATACCCTCGTCATGGGGCCGGGGGGCTACCGCTTCACCGATTACTGGAGGATGGGGCTGGTGCTCGAGGTGATCATCGTCATTGTCGCTATCCCGCTCCTTCTCCATTTCTGGCCGATGTACTGA